A genomic stretch from Kribbella amoyensis includes:
- a CDS encoding helix-turn-helix domain-containing protein, translating into MPADPPPDGSGSETFVSPVVVVSHVFPARPGSLPDAELFVREALQPAALEPAEQQSLYHAITSALLAAAGPAEGTFDVTVRLFPDGVEVEVLHGATGRPVESSPEPFAEWFTGVLRGQGLSQQAAARRIGVSVRTISRWLRGDTEPRLRDLRRLHEIFGP; encoded by the coding sequence ATGCCTGCCGATCCGCCGCCGGACGGCTCCGGCAGCGAGACCTTCGTCTCGCCCGTGGTCGTCGTCTCCCATGTCTTCCCGGCGCGCCCGGGATCGCTGCCGGACGCCGAGCTGTTCGTCCGGGAAGCGCTCCAGCCCGCCGCGCTGGAGCCGGCCGAGCAGCAGTCCCTCTACCACGCGATCACGAGCGCTCTGCTGGCCGCGGCCGGTCCGGCGGAAGGGACCTTCGACGTCACCGTGCGGCTCTTTCCCGACGGCGTCGAGGTCGAGGTCCTGCACGGTGCGACCGGTCGTCCGGTCGAGTCGTCTCCCGAGCCCTTCGCCGAGTGGTTCACCGGAGTCTTGCGCGGCCAAGGGCTCTCCCAGCAGGCGGCGGCCCGCCGGATCGGAGTGTCGGTGCGCACCATCAGCAGGTGGCTCCGCGGTGACACCGAACCGCGATTACGGGACCTGCGCCGATTGCACGAAATCTTCGGGCCGTGA
- the hypF gene encoding carbamoyltransferase HypF produces the protein MRATIDGTRVRDRLLVTGVVQGVGFRPFVYALARELGLSGQVANTAAGVIAEVEGPAVAVAAFARRIAVDAPPLAVVESVQAEAVEPAGGTEFVILESAAGTGRTLVSPDVATCADCLAELADPADRRFRHPFVSCTNCGPRFTIITGLPYDRPATTMAAFPLCPDCRREYSDPADRRFHAQPIACPFCGPRLRLYQPGTEPRYGEEALAVAHLLLGSGGILAVKGLGGFHLVCDASDETAVASLRKRKDRGNKPFAVMAADLAAARSIAEIDDAEAELLAGHLRPIVLLRSRSSSGIAPSVAPGNPDLGIMVPYTPLHQLLFDQPGPCVLVMTSGNLSGEPIVTADDEAEVRLAALADAWLGHDRPIHVPCDDSVVRIVDRAELPVRRSRGYAPFPIDLPIPVRPTLAVGGDLKNTFCLGDGRYAWLSGHVGDMDNLATLRAFEKAEQHLELLTGVQPELLVTDKHPGYRSRQWALRHAAGRPVVSVQHHHAHLASVMAEHRHDGPVIGFAFDGTGYGDDGAVWGGEAMRATYDGFERLAHLRYVPLPGGDAGVRNPCRMALSHLRAAGLPWDPRLPSVAECTGAERDLLAAQLEREIACVPTSSMGRLFDAVSSLAGVCHRVGYEAQAAIELEGLAVADERGGYEFALQGEEIDPAPVLAAVVRDVLAGVDAGVVSARFHRAVAGLIVAEAERIRTADGLSTVALSGGVFVNKVLLSATCRALTEGGFTVLRPHRVPPTDAGLALGQLAVAARERKEGTACV, from the coding sequence GTGAGGGCAACGATCGATGGCACGCGGGTCCGTGATCGCCTGCTGGTGACGGGGGTCGTCCAGGGCGTCGGGTTCCGCCCGTTCGTGTACGCCCTGGCCCGCGAGCTGGGTCTGTCCGGTCAGGTCGCGAACACCGCGGCCGGCGTGATCGCCGAGGTCGAGGGACCGGCCGTCGCGGTGGCCGCGTTCGCCCGGCGGATCGCGGTGGACGCCCCGCCTCTCGCCGTCGTGGAGAGCGTCCAGGCCGAGGCGGTCGAGCCGGCCGGCGGGACCGAGTTCGTGATCCTCGAATCCGCCGCGGGAACCGGCCGGACCCTGGTCTCACCCGACGTGGCGACCTGCGCGGACTGCCTGGCCGAGCTGGCGGATCCGGCCGACCGGCGGTTCCGGCATCCGTTCGTCAGCTGTACGAACTGCGGGCCGCGGTTCACCATCATCACCGGGCTGCCGTACGACCGGCCGGCCACGACGATGGCGGCGTTCCCGCTCTGCCCGGACTGCCGGCGCGAGTACTCCGATCCCGCGGACCGCCGGTTCCATGCGCAGCCGATCGCCTGTCCTTTCTGCGGTCCCCGGCTTCGCCTGTATCAGCCCGGCACCGAACCGCGGTACGGCGAGGAGGCGTTGGCGGTCGCGCATCTGTTGCTCGGGTCGGGCGGGATCCTTGCGGTGAAGGGGCTGGGTGGATTCCACCTGGTCTGCGACGCGTCCGACGAGACCGCGGTCGCGTCCTTGCGGAAGCGCAAGGACCGCGGCAACAAGCCGTTCGCGGTGATGGCGGCCGACCTGGCCGCGGCACGATCGATCGCGGAGATCGACGACGCGGAGGCCGAGCTGCTCGCGGGTCACCTGCGGCCGATCGTGTTGTTGCGGAGTCGATCCAGCTCCGGAATCGCGCCGAGTGTTGCCCCGGGCAACCCCGACCTCGGGATCATGGTGCCGTACACCCCGCTGCACCAGCTGCTGTTCGACCAACCCGGTCCGTGCGTGCTGGTGATGACCAGCGGCAACCTCTCCGGCGAGCCGATCGTCACCGCCGACGACGAGGCCGAGGTACGGCTCGCCGCGCTCGCGGACGCCTGGCTCGGGCACGACCGGCCGATCCACGTGCCGTGCGACGACTCGGTGGTCCGGATCGTCGACAGGGCCGAACTGCCGGTCCGTCGCTCCCGCGGGTACGCGCCGTTCCCGATCGACCTACCGATCCCGGTGCGGCCGACGCTGGCGGTGGGCGGGGACCTGAAGAACACGTTCTGCCTGGGCGACGGCCGGTACGCGTGGTTGTCCGGGCATGTGGGCGACATGGACAACCTCGCCACCTTGCGCGCGTTCGAGAAGGCGGAGCAACACCTCGAGCTGCTCACCGGGGTCCAGCCGGAGCTCCTGGTCACCGACAAGCACCCGGGGTACCGATCGCGGCAGTGGGCCCTTCGGCATGCGGCCGGACGGCCCGTCGTCAGCGTGCAGCATCACCACGCGCACCTCGCCTCGGTGATGGCGGAGCACCGGCACGACGGTCCGGTGATCGGCTTCGCCTTCGACGGCACGGGGTACGGCGATGACGGGGCTGTGTGGGGCGGCGAGGCGATGCGCGCGACGTACGACGGGTTCGAGCGGCTGGCCCATCTTCGGTACGTGCCGTTGCCGGGTGGGGACGCGGGGGTCCGTAATCCCTGCCGGATGGCGTTGTCGCACCTGCGAGCGGCCGGGCTGCCGTGGGATCCGCGGCTGCCGTCCGTGGCCGAATGTACCGGCGCGGAACGGGACCTGCTGGCCGCGCAGTTGGAGCGCGAGATCGCCTGCGTACCCACGTCGAGCATGGGCCGGTTGTTCGACGCGGTGTCCTCGTTGGCGGGAGTGTGTCACCGCGTCGGGTACGAGGCGCAGGCCGCCATCGAGCTGGAGGGCCTGGCCGTCGCCGACGAGCGGGGCGGGTACGAGTTCGCCTTACAGGGTGAGGAGATCGACCCGGCACCGGTGCTGGCTGCCGTCGTCAGGGACGTGCTGGCCGGGGTGGACGCCGGGGTGGTGAGTGCCCGGTTCCACCGAGCGGTGGCCGGGCTGATTGTCGCGGAGGCGGAGCGGATCAGGACGGCCGACGGGCTGTCCACAGTCGCTCTGTCCGGTGGCGTGTTCGTGAACAAAGTGTTGCTGTCGGCAACTTGCCGGGCGCTGACCGAAGGCGGGTTCACCGTGCTCCGGCCGCACCGGGTGCCGCCCACCGACGCCGGTCTGGCGCTCGGGCAACTGGCTGTCGCGGCCCGTGAACGGAAGGAGGGAACAGCATGTGTCTAG
- a CDS encoding HypC/HybG/HupF family hydrogenase formation chaperone yields the protein MCLAVPGRVVEIREEDGTRMGKVDFGGVIKDVCLAYLPDLQEGEYTIVHVGFALQRLDEESARQSLELYRKLGALEEEFGDQWGLAAQQAGERRPPGTEWGAAQ from the coding sequence ATGTGTCTAGCCGTACCGGGACGAGTGGTGGAGATCCGGGAGGAGGACGGGACCCGGATGGGCAAAGTGGACTTCGGCGGCGTGATCAAGGACGTCTGCCTGGCGTACCTGCCCGACCTCCAGGAGGGCGAGTACACGATCGTGCACGTCGGGTTCGCGCTGCAGCGGCTGGACGAGGAGTCGGCCCGGCAGTCGCTCGAGCTGTACCGCAAGCTCGGCGCGCTGGAGGAGGAGTTCGGCGACCAGTGGGGCCTGGCCGCGCAGCAGGCCGGTGAGCGGCGGCCGCCGGGGACCGAGTGGGGGGCCGCGCAATGA
- the hypD gene encoding hydrogenase formation protein HypD, with translation MKYLDEFSDPELAKHLVGQIHATATKPWSMMEVCGGQTHTIVRHGIDQLLPDGVQMIHGPGCPVCVTPLEIIDKALEIASQPGVIFCSFGDMLRVPGSGRDLFRIKSEGGDVRVVYSPLDALRLAQENPDRQVVFFGIGFETTAPPNAMTVYQAKKLGIPNFSLLVSHVRVPPAIEAIMQSPDCRVQGFLAAGHVCSVMGTAEYPELADRYRVPIVVTGFEPLDILAGILRTVTQLERGEHVVENAYQRAVRDEGNPAAKAMLEDVFETTDRSWRGIGMIPRSGWRLSERYREWDAEYRFQVRDIATEESTICRSGEVLQGQIKPHECAAFGTLCTPRNPLGATMVSSEGACAAYYLYRRLQTPAAAGTGAVSSGD, from the coding sequence ATGAAGTACCTGGACGAGTTCAGCGATCCCGAGCTGGCCAAGCACCTGGTCGGCCAGATCCACGCCACGGCGACGAAGCCGTGGTCGATGATGGAGGTCTGCGGCGGGCAGACGCACACGATCGTGCGGCACGGGATCGACCAGTTGCTGCCGGACGGGGTGCAGATGATCCACGGCCCTGGCTGCCCGGTCTGCGTGACCCCGCTGGAGATCATCGACAAGGCGCTCGAGATCGCGTCCCAGCCGGGTGTGATCTTCTGCTCCTTCGGCGACATGCTCCGGGTCCCCGGCAGCGGGCGCGACCTGTTCCGGATCAAGAGCGAGGGCGGCGACGTCCGGGTGGTGTACTCGCCGCTGGACGCGCTCCGGCTGGCCCAGGAGAACCCGGATCGTCAGGTGGTGTTCTTCGGTATCGGCTTCGAGACCACCGCGCCGCCGAACGCGATGACGGTGTACCAGGCGAAGAAGCTCGGCATCCCCAACTTCAGCCTGCTCGTCTCGCACGTCCGGGTGCCGCCCGCGATCGAGGCGATCATGCAGTCGCCCGACTGCCGGGTCCAGGGCTTCCTGGCCGCCGGTCACGTCTGCAGCGTGATGGGCACCGCGGAGTACCCGGAGCTCGCCGACAGATACCGGGTGCCGATCGTGGTGACCGGGTTCGAGCCGCTGGACATCCTGGCCGGGATCCTGCGCACGGTGACCCAGCTGGAACGCGGTGAGCACGTGGTCGAGAACGCGTACCAGCGGGCCGTCCGGGACGAAGGGAACCCGGCCGCGAAGGCGATGCTGGAGGACGTGTTCGAGACCACCGACCGGTCCTGGCGGGGGATCGGGATGATCCCGCGGAGCGGCTGGCGGCTGTCGGAGCGCTACCGCGAGTGGGACGCGGAGTACAGGTTCCAGGTCCGCGACATCGCCACCGAGGAGTCGACGATCTGCCGAAGTGGTGAGGTGTTGCAGGGGCAGATCAAGCCGCACGAGTGCGCGGCGTTCGGCACCCTCTGTACGCCGAGGAACCCGCTCGGCGCGACGATGGTTTCGAGCGAGGGCGCGTGCGCCGCGTACTACCTGTACCGCCGTCTGCAGACACCGGCGGCCGCTGGTACCGGGGCGGTGAGCAGCGGTGATTGA
- the hypE gene encoding hydrogenase expression/formation protein HypE — protein MIEPIPLPDPSVPDPPDFSGWTCPMPLRDHPNVVMGHGGGGQMSGELIEHLFVPAFANPVLAGLTDSAVFELGGARLAFSTDSFVVRPLFFPGGSIGDLAVNGTVNDLAMSGAQAAYLSCGFILEEGVELSVVGRIAKDLGTAAERAGVIVATGDTKVVDAGHGDGVFVNTAGVGLVREGVDIRPQRAAPGDVVIVSGMIGVHGIAIMSVREGISFGTEVVSDCAPLNGLVAAMLDVTTDLHVLRDPTRGGVATSLNEIAKAAGTGIDLVERQLPIPETVANACSFLGLDPLYVANEGKLLAVVAPGDADAVLAAMRAHPLGQDAAIIGECVEDHPGLVVTRTAFGATRVVDTPIGEQLPRIC, from the coding sequence GTGATTGAGCCGATCCCGCTGCCGGATCCGTCGGTCCCGGATCCGCCGGACTTCAGCGGCTGGACGTGCCCGATGCCGTTGCGCGACCACCCGAACGTGGTGATGGGACACGGTGGCGGCGGGCAGATGTCGGGGGAGCTGATCGAGCACCTCTTCGTGCCGGCGTTCGCGAATCCGGTGCTGGCCGGGCTGACCGACTCGGCGGTCTTCGAGCTCGGTGGTGCGCGGCTGGCGTTCTCGACCGACTCGTTCGTCGTCCGGCCGTTGTTCTTCCCGGGCGGCAGCATCGGCGACCTGGCCGTCAACGGGACCGTGAACGATCTGGCGATGAGCGGCGCGCAGGCGGCGTACCTGTCCTGCGGCTTCATCCTCGAGGAGGGCGTCGAGCTGTCCGTGGTCGGGCGGATCGCGAAGGACCTCGGCACCGCGGCCGAGCGGGCCGGCGTGATCGTCGCGACCGGGGACACGAAGGTGGTCGACGCGGGCCACGGGGACGGCGTCTTCGTGAACACCGCCGGCGTCGGGCTGGTCCGCGAGGGCGTGGACATCCGGCCGCAACGCGCCGCCCCCGGGGACGTGGTGATCGTCAGCGGGATGATCGGCGTGCACGGAATCGCGATCATGAGCGTACGGGAGGGAATCTCGTTCGGTACCGAGGTGGTCAGCGACTGCGCCCCGTTGAACGGCCTGGTCGCGGCGATGCTGGACGTGACGACCGACCTGCACGTGTTGCGGGATCCGACCCGCGGCGGCGTGGCCACGTCGCTCAACGAGATCGCCAAGGCGGCCGGGACCGGGATCGATCTGGTCGAACGTCAGTTGCCGATCCCGGAGACGGTCGCGAACGCGTGCTCGTTCCTCGGCCTCGACCCGCTCTACGTCGCGAACGAGGGCAAGCTCCTCGCCGTGGTCGCGCCGGGCGACGCGGACGCTGTCCTGGCGGCGATGCGAGCCCATCCGCTGGGCCAGGACGCGGCGATCATCGGCGAGTGCGTCGAGGACCACCCGGGTCTGGTCGTCACCCGCACCGCCTTCGGCGCGACCCGGGTCGTCGACACCCCGATCGGAGAACAACTACCCCGCATCTGCTGA
- a CDS encoding AAA family ATPase — protein sequence MRRVLVTGMSGVGKSTVIERLAADGHTAVDLDDAEWSEWVDVEDDDGPSPEKAGQDWVWRADRVRELLARPIERPLFVSGCAANMGQFVPSFDAVVLLSAPKDVMVERLTTRTTNVYGKDPAEVARSLEFKDTVEPLLREVATVEIDTRAPVDEVVAVVVRSADAG from the coding sequence ATGCGACGTGTCTTGGTGACGGGGATGTCCGGGGTCGGGAAGTCGACCGTGATCGAGCGGCTGGCCGCGGACGGCCACACCGCGGTCGATCTGGACGATGCCGAGTGGTCCGAATGGGTGGACGTCGAGGACGATGACGGGCCGTCGCCGGAGAAGGCCGGGCAGGACTGGGTTTGGCGGGCGGACCGGGTCCGGGAGCTGCTCGCCCGACCGATCGAGCGGCCGTTGTTCGTCAGTGGATGCGCAGCGAACATGGGCCAGTTCGTGCCGTCGTTCGATGCAGTCGTCCTGCTCAGTGCGCCGAAGGACGTGATGGTGGAGCGGCTGACCACCCGGACCACCAACGTGTACGGCAAGGACCCGGCGGAGGTCGCGCGGAGTCTGGAGTTCAAGGATACCGTCGAGCCGCTGCTGCGCGAGGTCGCGACTGTCGAGATCGACACGCGAGCGCCCGTCGACGAGGTGGTGGCCGTGGTGGTGCGGTCAGCAGATGCGGGGTAG
- the hypB gene encoding hydrogenase nickel incorporation protein HypB encodes MCSTCGCSGEGSGTRISLIEEHHHDHGDGHDHGHGHDHGHGHGHGHGHPREESRTVLLEQEILAKNDGIAAVTRRRLTERGITAVNLMSSPGSGKTTLLEATIRAFEGTRETLVVEGDQETWLDARRIRETGSRVVQINTGAGCHLDADMLANGLTELDPPDGALVFVENVGNLVCPALFDLGEIARVVIISVTEGADKPAKYPYMFRTADLVLLNKVDLLPYVDFDVDLCLDLIHRLNPDAELLKVSATKGDGLGAWQHWLTTLQLDPALR; translated from the coding sequence ATGTGCAGCACCTGCGGATGTTCCGGCGAAGGCAGCGGCACCCGCATCTCCCTGATCGAGGAACATCACCACGACCACGGGGACGGTCATGACCACGGCCACGGTCATGACCACGGCCACGGTCATGGGCACGGGCATGGGCATCCGCGCGAGGAGAGCCGGACGGTCTTGCTGGAGCAGGAGATCCTGGCGAAGAACGACGGGATCGCCGCGGTCACCCGCCGACGCCTGACCGAGCGCGGGATCACCGCGGTCAACCTGATGAGTTCCCCCGGCTCCGGCAAGACGACGTTGCTGGAGGCGACGATCCGCGCGTTCGAGGGGACCCGCGAAACCCTTGTCGTCGAAGGCGATCAGGAGACCTGGCTGGACGCCCGGCGGATCCGCGAGACCGGCAGCCGGGTGGTCCAGATCAACACCGGCGCCGGCTGTCACCTGGACGCGGACATGCTGGCGAACGGTCTCACCGAGCTCGATCCGCCGGACGGCGCGCTGGTCTTCGTGGAGAACGTCGGCAACCTGGTCTGCCCGGCCCTGTTCGACCTCGGCGAGATCGCGCGGGTGGTGATCATCTCGGTCACCGAGGGCGCCGACAAACCGGCCAAGTACCCGTACATGTTCCGCACCGCCGACCTGGTCCTGCTGAACAAGGTCGACCTGCTCCCGTACGTCGACTTCGACGTCGACCTCTGCCTCGACCTGATCCACCGCCTCAACCCCGACGCCGAGTTGCTGAAGGTCTCCGCCACCAAAGGCGACGGCCTGGGTGCCTGGCAGCACTGGCTCACCACGCTGCAGCTGGACCCGGCACTCAGGTGA
- a CDS encoding hydrogenase maturation nickel metallochaperone HypA, protein MHELAIAESVIGAVTDKVGDGPVTVVRLEIGKLSGVVVDSLRFCFDVVAAGTGLERATLDIDEPAGRAYCRDCGDEFALEDPIMLCPCGSANLDVLSGRQLRILSVEVA, encoded by the coding sequence GTGCACGAGCTCGCGATCGCCGAGAGCGTGATCGGGGCGGTGACCGACAAGGTCGGGGACGGTCCGGTGACGGTGGTGCGCCTGGAGATCGGGAAACTCTCCGGCGTCGTGGTGGACTCGCTGCGATTCTGCTTCGACGTCGTCGCGGCCGGGACCGGGCTGGAGCGGGCGACGCTGGACATCGACGAACCGGCGGGCCGGGCGTACTGTCGGGACTGCGGTGACGAGTTCGCCCTCGAGGACCCGATCATGCTGTGCCCGTGCGGTAGCGCGAACCTCGACGTTCTCAGCGGCCGGCAGCTGAGGATCCTCTCGGTGGAGGTGGCCTGA
- a CDS encoding S8 family serine peptidase gives MRIPTSRPIRRVLAGVLLPVAVVASALAGTAAAEASPLGKIEPGLSSKLTTARTDFWVRFEAQPTLGSAARIKGWKARGEAVVAGLRGKADRDQADAVDVLRKAKTGYTSLYIDNSIYVRNGSRELAEKLAADPKVVSLRPTTTYQLPAPTAGSRTKAAAGIEWGVSAIHADQAWTRYRSTGQGIVIGSIDSGAQYDHPALVSSYRGTVGDGTFSHDYNWYDPENACGSPVPCDNVGHGSHTLGTMAGDDHAGNQIGVAPGARWISAKGCATTDGCSDLGLALSAQWMLAPTKLDGSDPDPSKRPNIVNNSWSAPVNDPWYQDWVRQWTAAGIFTTFAAGNNGPACSTNGSPGDYAESYAVGAVDEQGKIASFSSRGNPQSGEVKPDIVAPGQMVRSSVPGGRYAWYSGTSMAAPHLSGAVALLWSAAPSLVGDVAATRALLDRTAHDRDDTSCGGTAADNSVYGEGMLDVLDAIGNAPRPDAGLLTGKVTDATGSPVAGAKLSAPGSVVATSDAQGNYQLYLDAGEHDVTVQLFGYDSQVLGKLAIQAQSTTTKDITLAVSPRSTLSGLVRDGSGHGWPLYAKLTIDGVPGQWFTKPTTGRYSIDLPVGAVHRLTVQPIAAGYTASSFDIELTEDTLKDVNVPVDPRNCKALGYDAQCGRVSGGLVHGVVTDTNTKQPITAATVTANGHTATTIATPDDEGQPDGLYWLFVPLGSTEKVSASRNGYQVQRKAVEVERDWITSANFALKAGRLTVSESAVDARLRLGKTATRQVTLRNDGTAPLTYSLAEAQGGFDLQRLTTPTGAPVRRTPVTPQAGRVVSASTSSTAEPSASWWMPVADYPTTVKDHAVATSGGLVYSVGGAVFGGSATPASYVYDPAQLQWRRLADMPEARQKPAAGFVDGKLYVVSGWGPQGPPAARTMIYDPAANRWTTGADNPKPWGAAGSAVLDGKVYSVGGCEGECQTATTDVTAYDVAHNRFDLVAPYPEPVSWPSCGGIDGKLYCAGGLGEGSPRSSNRSYVYDPVSNAWSRIADLPVDLWASSYAVANGQLVVAGGVAVRSSVLTNETFGYDPESDRWTALPNSSRAIYRGAAACGFYRVGGLVDARAVPYSEQLPGFDDCEEAGTDAPWLSESATTGTLAPKTSVTITVTLNAKVVAQPGVYRSRLLVRENTPYAAGPVDVTMTADAPPNWARLSGTVTAKACDGSVQPVRDAVLAIDRRSDSWTLTSGADGGYALWLPGNAVKTRVVVAANGYRPASVDVVLRPGADTLLPFTLQPLSC, from the coding sequence GTGCGCATACCGACGTCCCGGCCGATCCGTCGCGTCCTGGCCGGGGTCCTCCTGCCGGTCGCCGTGGTCGCCTCCGCCCTGGCCGGTACCGCGGCCGCCGAAGCGAGCCCACTCGGCAAGATCGAACCAGGGTTGTCCTCGAAGCTCACCACGGCGCGGACCGACTTCTGGGTCCGGTTCGAGGCGCAACCCACGCTCGGTTCGGCCGCGCGGATCAAGGGCTGGAAGGCCCGCGGTGAGGCGGTGGTCGCCGGTCTCCGTGGCAAGGCGGACCGGGACCAGGCCGACGCGGTCGACGTCCTCCGGAAGGCGAAGACGGGCTACACCTCGCTGTACATCGACAACTCGATCTATGTCCGCAACGGCAGCCGCGAGCTCGCCGAGAAGCTCGCCGCCGATCCGAAGGTGGTCTCGCTCCGCCCCACGACCACGTACCAGCTTCCGGCCCCGACCGCGGGTTCGAGGACCAAGGCGGCCGCCGGGATCGAGTGGGGTGTCTCGGCGATCCACGCGGACCAGGCGTGGACCCGGTACCGCAGCACGGGTCAGGGCATCGTGATCGGCAGCATCGACTCGGGGGCGCAGTACGACCACCCGGCCCTGGTGTCGTCGTACCGCGGGACCGTCGGCGACGGCACGTTCAGCCATGACTACAACTGGTACGACCCGGAGAACGCGTGTGGGAGTCCGGTCCCGTGCGACAACGTCGGGCACGGGTCGCACACGCTCGGGACGATGGCCGGTGACGACCACGCCGGGAACCAGATCGGGGTCGCGCCGGGCGCCCGGTGGATCTCGGCCAAGGGCTGCGCGACGACCGACGGGTGTTCCGATCTCGGCCTGGCCCTGAGCGCGCAGTGGATGCTGGCGCCGACCAAGCTGGACGGGTCCGACCCGGATCCGTCCAAGCGGCCGAACATCGTCAACAACTCCTGGTCCGCGCCGGTCAACGACCCGTGGTACCAGGACTGGGTCCGGCAGTGGACCGCGGCCGGCATCTTCACGACCTTTGCCGCTGGCAACAACGGGCCGGCCTGCTCGACCAACGGCTCACCCGGTGACTACGCCGAGTCGTACGCCGTCGGCGCGGTCGACGAGCAGGGCAAGATCGCGAGCTTCTCCTCCCGCGGCAACCCGCAGTCCGGCGAGGTCAAGCCCGACATCGTGGCGCCGGGGCAGATGGTCCGGTCCAGCGTTCCCGGCGGGCGGTACGCCTGGTACAGCGGAACGTCGATGGCCGCGCCGCATCTCAGCGGCGCCGTCGCGCTGCTCTGGTCGGCCGCGCCGTCGTTGGTCGGTGACGTGGCCGCGACCCGGGCACTCCTGGACCGGACGGCGCACGATCGCGACGACACCAGCTGCGGCGGTACGGCGGCGGACAACAGCGTGTACGGCGAGGGCATGCTGGACGTGCTCGACGCCATCGGCAACGCGCCCCGGCCGGACGCCGGCCTGCTCACCGGCAAGGTCACCGACGCCACCGGATCCCCGGTCGCCGGGGCGAAGCTCAGTGCACCGGGCAGCGTGGTCGCGACTTCGGATGCCCAGGGCAACTATCAGTTGTACCTCGACGCGGGCGAGCACGATGTCACGGTCCAGCTGTTCGGCTACGACAGCCAGGTCCTCGGCAAGCTCGCGATCCAGGCGCAGTCGACCACCACGAAGGACATCACCCTGGCCGTCAGTCCGCGGTCGACGCTGAGCGGCCTGGTCCGGGACGGGTCCGGCCACGGCTGGCCGTTGTACGCGAAGCTGACGATCGACGGTGTCCCCGGCCAGTGGTTCACCAAGCCGACCACCGGCCGGTACTCGATCGACCTGCCGGTCGGCGCGGTGCACCGCTTGACGGTCCAGCCGATCGCCGCCGGGTACACCGCGAGCAGCTTCGACATCGAGCTCACCGAGGACACCCTCAAGGACGTGAACGTCCCCGTCGATCCGCGGAACTGCAAGGCCCTCGGGTACGACGCGCAGTGCGGCCGCGTGTCCGGCGGCCTCGTGCACGGCGTGGTCACGGACACGAACACCAAGCAGCCGATCACGGCCGCGACCGTCACCGCGAACGGGCACACAGCGACGACGATCGCCACGCCCGACGACGAAGGCCAACCGGACGGGCTGTACTGGCTGTTCGTGCCGCTCGGCAGTACGGAGAAGGTCAGCGCGTCCCGGAACGGGTACCAGGTCCAGCGCAAGGCGGTCGAGGTCGAACGTGACTGGATCACGTCGGCGAACTTCGCCCTCAAGGCCGGCCGCCTGACCGTGTCCGAGTCCGCCGTCGACGCGAGGCTCCGGCTCGGCAAGACGGCCACCCGCCAGGTCACCCTGCGGAACGACGGCACGGCACCGCTCACGTACTCGCTGGCCGAAGCACAAGGTGGATTCGACCTCCAGCGGCTGACCACTCCCACCGGCGCACCGGTTCGCCGTACGCCGGTGACTCCGCAGGCTGGTCGGGTCGTCAGCGCGTCGACCAGCTCCACAGCCGAGCCGAGCGCGAGTTGGTGGATGCCGGTGGCCGACTACCCGACGACCGTCAAGGACCACGCCGTGGCGACCTCCGGCGGACTCGTGTACTCGGTCGGCGGGGCTGTTTTCGGTGGCAGTGCGACCCCGGCCTCGTACGTCTACGACCCGGCGCAACTGCAGTGGCGGCGTCTCGCGGACATGCCGGAGGCGCGGCAGAAGCCGGCCGCGGGCTTCGTGGACGGCAAGCTGTACGTGGTCAGCGGGTGGGGTCCGCAGGGACCGCCCGCGGCGCGCACGATGATCTACGATCCCGCGGCGAACCGGTGGACCACCGGCGCCGACAACCCCAAGCCCTGGGGCGCAGCCGGCTCGGCGGTGCTCGACGGCAAGGTGTACTCCGTCGGCGGCTGCGAGGGTGAATGCCAGACGGCGACCACCGACGTCACGGCGTACGACGTGGCCCACAACCGGTTCGACCTGGTCGCGCCGTATCCGGAGCCGGTCTCGTGGCCGTCCTGCGGCGGGATCGACGGGAAGCTGTACTGCGCCGGCGGGCTCGGTGAGGGGTCGCCGCGGAGTTCGAACCGGAGCTACGTCTACGACCCGGTGAGCAACGCGTGGTCCCGGATCGCGGACCTGCCGGTCGACCTGTGGGCAAGCAGCTACGCGGTCGCGAACGGTCAACTGGTCGTCGCGGGCGGTGTCGCGGTGCGTTCCTCGGTACTCACCAACGAGACGTTCGGCTACGACCCCGAGTCGGACCGGTGGACCGCGCTGCCGAACAGCAGTCGCGCCATCTACCGCGGCGCCGCGGCCTGCGGCTTCTACCGGGTGGGCGGCCTGGTCGACGCGCGAGCGGTGCCGTACAGCGAGCAGTTGCCGGGCTTCGACGACTGCGAGGAAGCGGGAACAGACGCACCCTGGCTGAGCGAGTCGGCCACGACCGGCACCCTGGCCCCGAAGACGAGCGTCACCATCACCGTGACGCTGAACGCGAAGGTGGTCGCGCAACCAGGCGTGTACCGCTCGCGCCTCCTGGTCCGGGAGAACACCCCGTACGCCGCGGGCCCGGTCGACGTCACGATGACCGCGGACGCTCCGCCCAACTGGGCAAGGCTTTCCGGCACCGTGACCGCGAAGGCGTGCGACGGGAGCGTCCAGCCGGTACGGGACGCCGTGCTCGCGATCGACCGGCGGAGTGACTCGTGGACGCTGACCAGCGGGGCGGACGGCGGGTACGCGCTCTGGTTGCCGGGGAACGCGGTGAAGACCCGCGTCGTGGTCGCGGCGAACGGTTACCGGCCCGCGTCGGTGGACGTCGTACTGCGTCCGGGTGCGGACACGCTACTGCCGTTCACCCTGCAGCCGTTGAGCTGCTGA